GTTTTTAATGCGCCTCCCTTTCCAATATTGTGTTCATGCTGAAGAACCTTGCAGCTATCTATTTTCTTTAACTCTTCAAAAATACTTGTATATTTTTGATCGCTACCGTCATTCACAATAATAACTTGGGAAATGGAGGTAGCTAATAATTGATGTACGAATGTTACAAATGATTGTTGCGGATTATATGTTGGAATAATTGCTGCAATGTTTTTCATCAATTAAACAATCCCCCCAATAACTATAAACAAACTCTTATATCAAATAGTAACATGGAATGTCGACAATTCAACCGATGATTTCATTGTAAAAACATCAATAACTTTAATATTTTCCCGATATATGAAAAAAGGCTGCTACCGTGAATTGGTTAAGAAGAGGTGAGTACAATCGTTATACAATATGAAATCCTACATGAACAATGTAAAAAGTTACACATATTATCGTTTACGCATTTAGCAGAAAGTCTAGAAGAAGCTAGCACTCATGCTATATCCCAACCTTCCATCTCCTTACATAAGTCACGCCTCGTTGTCGAGGAGATTGTTTATGACTTTTACGAGCTGGAAATGCACGCCAAACCTAAAATAAAAAATATGCGAACACTATTAAATAATCGTACGTTTATAGCAAAAATACATCCACGTCGCATTTATTTATTAATGGAACTTGTCCTAAAAATGACAAGTACTAGCAATAATGACATTGTTGAAGCAAAAGCCGCCAAAATTGTCCTCGATTATGTTAGTGATATCGTTGAATGGTTTATTCATCGTTATGATCGGAAACTTAAAATGTCCATGTCCTCGCGAAAAGGCGCTAAATTTGAAGATATTTTGCCGCCAATCGATACGAAGACGCTGGATCACTACTCTGCGAAGGACTATGAACATGCGGCTAATTGGTTTGAATTAGCTGCTGAAAAAGGCAATGCAAGTGCACAATACAATTTAGGCTTCCTTTATAATCATGGTCGTGGCGTCCAAAAAGATTATACAGCTGCCAAAACATGGTATGAGAAAGCAGCCGCACAACAAGATGCGAACGCACTTTATAGTCTCGGCGTGCTTTACCATTTAGGGCAAGGTGTTGTACAAAATTATGAAGAGGCTGCAAAATATTATAAATGTGCTGCAGATTTAGGAAATGCCGATGCACAGTACAATCTAGGTGTACTTTATAATCAGGGGCTGGGGCTTCCTGTTAATTTTACAGAGGCCGCAAAATGGTATATTTCAGCTGCCAATCAAGGTAACACTAGTGCACAAAATAATCTCGGCTTTCTTTACCATAATGGGACTGGTGTGCAACAAAGCTTTGAGGAAGCGATAGCCTATTTTGAAATGGCAGCACTTGCTGGAGATGCAAGCGCGCAATATAACCTTGGGTATATGTATCTTAAAGGTCGTGGTATCTCACAAAATATGGAGGAAGCTGCGAGATGGTTCCATTTAGCTGCTCTTCAAGACCATACCAATGCCGAATTTCAATTAGCGATGCTATACAATTCAGGGTTAGGTATACAGCAGGATCACGTTGAAGCAATGAAATGGTTTAAACTTGCTGCCCATAACGGACATACCAATGCGCAATATTGCCTTGGTATCCTCTACCAAAAGGAGAAGGATAACACACGAGCAGAAAGTTGGTTACAACTTGCTGCTGACAGTGGTCATATTAGTGCTGGCTACGAGTTGGGGCTTCTTTATGTCTATCAACTTCAACAGCCCGATAAAGCATTACCCTATTTTAAAATGGCTGCTGACAAAGGCTATGCTGATGCTCAATTCGAGCTAGGGCTTCTTTATGCAAAAGGGACAGGTGTTACATTGAATTATACTGAAGCAGTGAGATGGTGGAGAGCTGCAACCGACCAATCACATATTCAGGCGGAGTATCAGCTAGGATTATTATATGAACAAGGTTTAGGTGTTCCCCAAGACTTAGATGAAGCTCGACGTTGCTATAGGCTTGCCGCTCTTCAAGGGCATTCAGGTGCGCAATATCAACTTGGTAATTTATTTGATAAGGGGAAAGGTGTAAAGCAAGATTTTACAGAGGCTGCAAAATGGATTGAACAAGCGGCGAGTAAAGGACATGCTAAAGCTCAATTCCAGTTAGCCCAAATGCATAGTCATGGACAAGGTGTGCCTAAAGATTTTGCCAAAGCAGCACAACTTTATCGACTTGCTGCCAATAAGGGACATCAAAAAGCGCAATTTCAGCTTGGTATGCTTTATAAAAAAGGACAAGGCGTTGCTCAAGATTATAATGAGGCAACACGTTGGCTAAAAAAATCTTTAGAACATTTAACATAAGTGCTTCCTGAGGCGAACTAGTGCGAGTCGTACTTGTAAAAAAGAGTACCTATAAAAAGAAATCCGTAAAATTAAAAATGGAGGCAAACTCAAATTTTATTGAATTTGCCTCCATGCTAACCGCGTTAGTTATTGACGCGGTTTTTATATTAGTTTTTCATTTCTTCTTTTTGATTAATCATAAATGTTACAACGATAAATAGCGCAAAACTAATTAATAAAGTTGTACCACCGACAATAAAGAAAACTAAAGTCAATGTATGATTAAAGTTGAATGGATTAATATTGTAGAACCACATTCCAAGTGTTAAGCCGAAGACGCCAATAATTGCCGTCCAGCCGTGTAATGTCACTAACTTTTGTGATTTTACTTTAAAGGCACGGTAGAAAATTCCCCATGCAAACATACTTAACCAACCAACAAGTAAAACGTGTGCGTGAATTGGTCGAAACTCATAACTTCCTGACCCTGACATATGCGAACCTAAATACGTACCCACCAATGCGAAAATCGCAGCGAGTCGAATAAGACGTATACTCCATTTTTGCTCCATACGATAACTCCTCCAAGTTTTAACTTACGTAGAAGTTTATCGTTTGAATATGAACTTTACATGAACTCCATATTACAATTTTGGTAGGTGTATACAAACACTTGTCCCTTCGTTCAACGCACTTTCCATTTGCACTTTACCACCGTGCAATTCAATAATTTGTTTAACAATTGCAAGACCGAGACCTGTCCCCTGTTTCGTTCTAGACTCGTCAGCTCTATAAAAACGGTCATATACCTTTTGCAATTGTTCTGTAGTCATACCAATGCCGCTATCCTTTACTAATACCTCTACAAAAGTCGTTTGTTCCTGAAGTTGGATATGAATGTCTCCACCATTAACATTATATTTAATGGCGTTTGTTAATAAATTATCCCAGACATTTTGCAATAGACTTGCATCGCCATTATAAATTACTGGCTCAATCTGATACGATAATTGCACATTCGCTTCCTCTAACTGCCAACGATATTTTCGCACTGTTTCCTTCAATTGCTCATCTAACGGATACGGTTCTCGCTTTAACATTCTGGTAGATTGATCGAGTGATGTCAGCAATAATAGTTGCTTTGTCAATGTCGAAAGTCGCTTTGTTTCTAGCTCTATAATCGTTGCGTATTCTTGCCGTTCAGGTTCTGCAAGCGTAGGATTTTTCAATAAATCGACATACCCTTGAATATTCAATAACGGGGATTGAAAGTCATGGGATACATTACTTATAAACTGTTTTCGCATTCTGTCATTTTCCTGTAGTTTTTCTGTCATGACATTAAAACTATCCGCCAGTTGTCCAATTTCATCTGCTCGGTCAATTTCAAGCAACGTATCAAACTTTTCATGGGCAAGTTGATGAGTTGCTTCGGTTAACTTTGTAATCGGACGAATAAGTGCCTTTGCAAATAATAACATGGCAAGTAAGCTCATCACCGCCATCCCAAGAATGAGACCACCTAATAACGTATGGGCCTCTGAGAACAAGAATCGAATATCTGGTCGAATAAACAATGCATATTGCTCGTTATGATACGTAAAGGGTACACCAATAGTATTTATTAACTCATTCGCAAAAAAGCCTGTCATAAATGTCTCTTTTGGAAAATCTCGCATCCCATGATAGACTTCCCCATCTAATACTTGCTGGATAATATCAGTGGGCAATTTCTTATCTCGATATTCGCCACCAAAAAAACGATGTTCCTCTCCAGTTGTAACATATATTTGATACCCAATATCGCCAAGCGTTGTTAAATAATTATCTAAATCCATTTCTTTCGCTGATTCAATATAGTCGGCAATATCTTGTGCAATCGCAACGTTTTTTGCATCATTTTTTTCTTTAGTCACTTGGTGATAATATGTATTCGTCATTAAAAATCCAATACATAAACTGCCAATCATAATGAGCATTGTCGTGATAACAAATTTACTATATAACGTCTTCATGGTGCACTTACCTCAAGCTTATAACCGACACCACGCACCGTTGTAATTTCGACATCTGTATTGTAACGATGCAATCGCTCGCGAATCCGCTTCACATGTGTATTTAATGTTTGTTCATCACCTTCATAGTCGTAACCCCATACTTGCTCCATAATAATGCTCCGTGTAAATACTTGATTTGGACGAGAGGCAAGTAGCGCTAACAGCTCAAACTCTTTTAAAGGTAACAGAAGCGTGTCACCACCAATTGTAACCTCAAAGCTACGGCGATCAATTTCAAGCTTACCCACCTGTATCGTTACTTGGTTTTTTTTATCAAGCCTACGCAAAATAGCCGTAATACGAAACAGTAATTCCTTTGGCTCGAACGGCTTAACGACATAGTCATCCGAACCTGCTAAAAAGCCTCGCTCCTTATCTTCAAGCTCTCCCTTAGCCGTTAATAACAGCACAGGGATATCATAATCCTTACTTAAAATTTCTGTTAACTTAAAACCATCCATTCCGGGCATCATGACATCCACTACTGCCAAATCGGGCATATTTCCATCCAGCAATTGCAAAGCTTGTTCCCCATTCTCTGCCTGCATGACTTGATAGCCTTCGCGAGTTAAATAAATATTCACTAACTGTAAAATATGCACATCATCATCGACAACTAAAATTTTCATTCCCTCTTGCCTCCGTTCAATATACTAGCGCCCTCCACCCTAAATTATCAGAATTGTTTGGACATTGTTTAGGTGACTGGCACTAAAAAGAAATTATAGAAATCAGCAGCAATATCAGCAGTGGTAAAACAATGACAATATAGCCTCTTGGATTTGCAAAATTCATTGTCCAGCCTACACCAAAACGTTTTTCTACAAAAACAGATGGGTCCTGACGATTCATATAAATAAGACCGCCTTTCCAGTAACGATCCTCATCAATATCCATTACCTCTGACACCACATTATCTTCATATTTCAACCGTAATTGTCGCTTTTTCCATGCATAAACTAGCACTGAACCTAAAATTAAAAATAGAAATGCAATAAAGAATGGTAATAGTTTATTGCCTTCAGCCATTGAAGGATAAATATTACTTAGCTGTAGTATGGTCAATAATGCGGTTAAACTATAGCTAATCAATGCTATATTCCAGCTCATAAACTTTCGTGTTTTTAATTCATTTTCTAATGACTCCTGCTGACGATTAATAGACATGCGAATAGCCGAACGCTTAAGTGAATCTGCAGTGCCCCACATCATACATTGCATCATCAACATAACTAGTGGTAATGAAATCGCAATAAAATAGGTTTTTTCTCGCCATGCATCCGCCGCTCCACTTGGTCCCCAATGCACCGCTACAGCATTTGGTATTTGACTATAATGTAATAATGTAAAAATAATAAGAAAAATCGTAACGCCTATAGGCACCACATAGAAGGGCCATGGAAGCATTTCATCACGACTACGAGCAGTTAAATCAACTGCTCGCACCTGTTTTATATTCATGCCCCATTGCTCGCGTATTTTCAACTTCATCACTTTCTGATGGTTTAACCAGTATAACACCATACTAATCGCCAGCATGCCAAATAAACAGCTTAGTAAAAGGATGCCTTGTGCACTTTCAGAAGGTGCAAGCGACCAGTTAAGCATTAGCATAAGTATTAAAATCAGCACGCCAAAAAGCCCTACTGTTTGCGCATATCGTTTTTTCGCAAGAGCTAATGCAGAATGCTTTATATTTTGTTCTGGTACAGTAACGCCAAATACAATAGTCTCACGTACAATGTAAGGGACAAAAACTTGCATAGCTAATGTCATCACATACATTATTGTAAAAATACCTAGTAGCATGCTACACCCCTTCTGCTGGCAGTTGCAAGTCAGCGAATACCTTTTTCATCATGTGCTCAATTTGATCCACTGTTGCACCGAGCACCATTCCTTCTGCCACAACAGGCTTTAAATTTTTTTCAATCTGCTGCAACTGTTCAGGCGTTAATGCACGCTCCTCCGTTGAACGAATAATTGCTCCTGATTTAGCACGAATCGTTATAATGCCCTTCGCCTCAAGTTCATGGTAACTCTTATTAACCGTATGCATATTGACACCTAAATCGGCTGCTAAACTTCGTACCGACGGCAATGTATCCCCCGGTCCCATGTCCCCTCTCGCGATACCCTCTATAATTTGCCGTGTAACCTGTTCATAGATAGGTACATTCGATAATGGCTCTATTTGAATAAACATCTAAATCAACTCCATATTTGTTATATAATAAGTATAACAAATAACCAATTTTATGCATAGAAAAAGGAGCTATTCTGTAAGAGCTTAAATTGTTTTGCAATGAACTTTCTTACAAGTACACTTTGCTTCTCATTATTTTTGTACAGATCGAAACTTTATTACTATCATCCCAAACATGCTTGCCGATTTTCTACTCTGAACCTTATTTGCAAGCGATTCTTAGGTTAAATAACAAAAAAGATGTCTCATGTACTTTTGAGACACCTTTTCTAATATTAATTCGTTCCTACTGCTAATTGTTCTCTTAAGCGTGCAACTGCTTCTTCTACTACTACTGCATGTCCTAATTCATTAAGTGATTCACCAATTCGTCTCACGGCTTGTTCAAGCATTGCGGGTGTTGTATTGCCCATATGCCCAATACGGAATGCTTTACCTGCTAAATGAGCCAAAGCCCCAGCAACAATTACACCTTTTTCAGCAAGCTTCGCACGGAACTTGGCATCCTCTACGCCCTCCGGATAGAGCATACAACTTAAAGTTGTAGCTGCTACTGTTTCGTCAGCTAGTGCTTTCATACCATACGTAGATAATGCTAAACGCATAGCGCGACCGTACGCTAGATGACGTGCCTCACGCTTAACAATACCTTCATCTAAAACCATCTTCATAGCAACATCATAAGCATAAATTAAATTTACAGGTGGTGTTGCAAAATATTTCCCTGGATCATTCATAACCGGAATCCAATTTTCTATATCACTATAGTATGCGGGTATCGTTCCTAGCGCTTCACGAGCCTTTAAGGCTGATTGATTAAAGGCGATAATGGCTAAACCTGGTGGTATCCCGATTGCTTTTTGTGAGCCAGTTAGTACAACATCTAATTTATAGTCAGGATGACCATATGTTTTATTCATATTTTCATCTAGCGCTGCTGTTGCGACAACACCATCTAAAATAATTAATGCCCCTGCACTTTTAATAATAGGTACCAATGCATCGAGATCCGAAGCGACGCCTGTAGATGTATCTGCATGTGTAATAGTGACTGCCTTATAATTAGCTTCAGCTAATTTTGCCTTTACTGTTGCTGGTTCAACTTGTTTTCCCCATTCTGCTTGTATCACGTCTACCTGAATACCATAAGCAGTTGCTAAAGGCGTAAAACGATCACCAAAATATCCGTGACTAATAACGAGTATTTTTTCTCCCTTACCCACAGTATTAACAATCGCCATTTCCATTGCTAGCGTTCCAGAACCTGCTAGTACAAACACTTCGCCATCCGTTTGGAATAGTTTTTTTGTTTGTGCTAATGCGTTTTTATAAATTGCCACAAAACGTGGATCTGTATGCCCACGGGTTTCGCTTGCCAAAGCATCATATATTTCCTCAACTACGGGTGTAGGACCAGGAATTAATAGTATTTCTTTATTAGTACTCATCTCTTTTCCCCCTCTAAATGATTTCTAAGTATAGAAAAATGCCTTACAAGCCCCCCATCAAAGCTTGTAAGACATCTTGCACCCCATTTTTAAATCTCAATACTTACGATTAATATAAGTAGACCCCTTTTATTAAACAGTGCTCATTTTTTGTAAGAAACGGAGGAACAGACTCCGTTCGTTACATTAGTTGGAATTAGTGAGCTGCATTCGAGTTCAGCCCACAGTGTTTAAGGAAAGTTAGATATGTTCGTTAGTAGATTTCTATCAATTAACTTAATTTTTCATAGCCTGGAAGTGTCAAGAATTCCACGAATTCATCTTGCTCAATTAAAGATTTAAACAGTTCAGCAGCTTCAGCATAGCGACCACTGTTATAGGCTTGTTCCCCAACAGCCTCTTTAATTTTCACAAGCTCTTCTTCCAATATTTCCAGCACAAATGCTAATGTAATACCACGCCCATCATCTAAAATACCCTTTGGATGACGAATCCATTGCCATACTTGTGTACGGGAGATTTCTGCAGTTGCAGCATCTTCCATCAAGTTGTTAATTGGTGCAGCTCCGTTGCCTCGTAACCAAGAAGCAATGTACTGAACTCCTACGCTACAGTTAATACGAAGACCTTCAAGGGTAATTGTCCCTTCTGGAACAGCTACTAAATCTTCAGCCTTTACATTCACATCTTCGCGTTTTTTATGGATTTGGTTTGGTGTTTTCATAATCGCATCAAACTGCTCCATAGCTGTTGCCACCATACCAGGGTGTGCTACCCAAGTTCCATCATGGCCATCCGTTGCTTCACGACGTTTATCTTCCGCAACCTTTGCAAATGCTACTGCATTCGCCTCATCATCGCCTTTAACAGGTATTTGTGCAGCCATACCACCCATAGCAGGTGCGTTGCGCTTATGACATGTTTGGATACATAAAGACGTGTAAGCCTTCATAAATGGAACTGTCATTGTTACTTGACCACGATCAGGTAAAATCACATCAGGTTGATTGCGCAGTCGTTTAATGTAGCTGAAAATATAATCCCAACGACCACAATTTAGACCTGCTGAATGATCGCGAAGCTCGTATAAAATTTCATCCATTTCAAATGCAGCTAATATTGTTTCAATTAAAACTGTCGCTTTAATTGTACCTTGTGGAATACCAATATAATCTTGTGCAAAGATAAAGACATCATTCCACAAGCGAGCCTCTAAATGACTTTCTAACTTCGGTAGATAGAAGTATGGACCCGTGCCTTTTGCCAATGCATTTTTAGCATTGTGGAATAAATAAAGACCAAAATCGAAGAAACTACCTGAAACTGGCTCACCATCTACCAACACATGTTTTTCAAGTAAATGAAGACCACGTGGACGTACTAGTAATACCGCTGTTTCTTTATTTAATTTATACGTTTTACCGTTTGACGCTTGAGTAAATTCAATCGTCTTATTAATGGCATCACGCATATTAATTTGACCAGAAATCATGTTTTCCCAAGTAGGAGCTGAAGCATCCTCAAAGCAAGCCATGAACATTTTCGCACCAGAATTTAATGCGTTAATAACCATTTTGCGGTCTACTGGTCCAGTAATTTCTACGCGTCGATCTTGTAAATCTGCAGGCAGTGGCGCAATTGTCCAATCTCCCTCACGAATATGCTTTGTTTCTGGTAGGAAGTCGAGTTTCTCACCAGCATCTAGACGCTTCTGACGATCTTGACGAGCCTCTAAAAGCTCTTTACGACGAGCATCGAATTTTTCATGCAGGGCAAGAACAAACTCAAGGGCCTCCGGTGTTAAAACTTCTTTTGTTTGCTCGTTTTGTTGTCCAACAATTTTAAGCTTACCTGTAGTTGCCTGTTCCATTAGTAGTTCCCCCACCTCTCGTGATTTAAGTTTCCCCCGCTTAGGAGGTGCGAGGGAAACTTATCTATGATTATGAATTTAGGAATTAACGTAATCGAATTAAACGAATTGTTCTGTTTCTGTAGAACCAGCCATCGCTGTTGTTGAAGAAGTACCACCAGAAATAACTTGTGACACATCATCGAAGTAACCTGTACCTACTTCGCGTTGGTGACGAGTAGCTGTATAGCCTTTAGATTCAGAAGCAAACTCAGCTTGTTGAAGTTTAGAGTATGCAGCCATGCCGTTATCTTTATAGTCATGAGCTAACTCAAACATAGAGTGGTTTAATGCATGGAAGCCAGCTAATGTTACGAATTGGAATTTGTAACCCAATTTACCTAACTCACGTTGATATTCTGCAATCTCTTCTTCTGAAAGGTTTGCTTTCCAGTTAAATGAAGGTGAACAGTTGTAAGCAAGCATTTTACCAGGGAATTCAGCATGAATCGCCGCTGCGAACTCACGAGCTTCTTCAAGTGACGGCTTAGACGTTTCACACCAGATTAAATCTGCATATGGTGCGTAAGCTAGACCACGAGCAATCGCTTGTTTAATACCTGGTGTTGTTCGGAAGAAGCCTTCTGGTGTACGTTCGCCAGTAATAAATTCAGCATCACGTGGGTCAATATCAGAAGTTACCATATCTGCAGCATCAGCATCTGTACGTGCGATTAAGATTGTATCTACGCCCATTACATCTGTTGCAAGACGAGCAGCAATTAAGTTACGAACTGCGTTTTGTGTAGGAAGTAATACTTTACCACCTAAGTGTCCACATTTTTTCTCAGAAGCTAATTGGTCTTCTAAATGCACACCAGCAGCTCCTGCTTCAATCATTCCTTTAACAAGTTCGAATACGTTTAAAGGACCACCGAAGCCAGCTTCAGCATCAGCTACGATTGGTGCAAACCAATCGAAATCGTCTACACGACCTTCAGCATGGTCGATTTGATCAGCGCGTTGTAGCGCTTGATTGATACGTTTTACTACAGCTGGTACAGAGTTAGCTGGGTATAAAGATTGGTCAGGGTACATTTGACCTGAAAGGTTAGCATCAGCGGCTACTTGCCAGCCAGATAAGTAGATTGCTTTTAATCCTGCTTTTACTTGTTGAACCGCTTGATTACCAGTTAATGCACCTAATGCATTAATAAACGGTTCTTCGTGTAATGATTTCCAAAGTCGTTTAGCACCTTTTGTTGCTAAAGTCTGTTCAATTACAACA
This genomic interval from Lysinibacillus sphaericus contains the following:
- a CDS encoding HAMP domain-containing sensor histidine kinase; protein product: MKTLYSKFVITTMLIMIGSLCIGFLMTNTYYHQVTKEKNDAKNVAIAQDIADYIESAKEMDLDNYLTTLGDIGYQIYVTTGEEHRFFGGEYRDKKLPTDIIQQVLDGEVYHGMRDFPKETFMTGFFANELINTIGVPFTYHNEQYALFIRPDIRFLFSEAHTLLGGLILGMAVMSLLAMLLFAKALIRPITKLTEATHQLAHEKFDTLLEIDRADEIGQLADSFNVMTEKLQENDRMRKQFISNVSHDFQSPLLNIQGYVDLLKNPTLAEPERQEYATIIELETKRLSTLTKQLLLLTSLDQSTRMLKREPYPLDEQLKETVRKYRWQLEEANVQLSYQIEPVIYNGDASLLQNVWDNLLTNAIKYNVNGGDIHIQLQEQTTFVEVLVKDSGIGMTTEQLQKVYDRFYRADESRTKQGTGLGLAIVKQIIELHGGKVQMESALNEGTSVCIHLPKL
- a CDS encoding SEL1-like repeat protein: MSTIVIQYEILHEQCKKLHILSFTHLAESLEEASTHAISQPSISLHKSRLVVEEIVYDFYELEMHAKPKIKNMRTLLNNRTFIAKIHPRRIYLLMELVLKMTSTSNNDIVEAKAAKIVLDYVSDIVEWFIHRYDRKLKMSMSSRKGAKFEDILPPIDTKTLDHYSAKDYEHAANWFELAAEKGNASAQYNLGFLYNHGRGVQKDYTAAKTWYEKAAAQQDANALYSLGVLYHLGQGVVQNYEEAAKYYKCAADLGNADAQYNLGVLYNQGLGLPVNFTEAAKWYISAANQGNTSAQNNLGFLYHNGTGVQQSFEEAIAYFEMAALAGDASAQYNLGYMYLKGRGISQNMEEAARWFHLAALQDHTNAEFQLAMLYNSGLGIQQDHVEAMKWFKLAAHNGHTNAQYCLGILYQKEKDNTRAESWLQLAADSGHISAGYELGLLYVYQLQQPDKALPYFKMAADKGYADAQFELGLLYAKGTGVTLNYTEAVRWWRAATDQSHIQAEYQLGLLYEQGLGVPQDLDEARRCYRLAALQGHSGAQYQLGNLFDKGKGVKQDFTEAAKWIEQAASKGHAKAQFQLAQMHSHGQGVPKDFAKAAQLYRLAANKGHQKAQFQLGMLYKKGQGVAQDYNEATRWLKKSLEHLT
- the aceA gene encoding isocitrate lyase: MSTRQDKIQALEKQWAENPRWAGIERAYTAEEVVKLQGSVVIEQTLATKGAKRLWKSLHEEPFINALGALTGNQAVQQVKAGLKAIYLSGWQVAADANLSGQMYPDQSLYPANSVPAVVKRINQALQRADQIDHAEGRVDDFDWFAPIVADAEAGFGGPLNVFELVKGMIEAGAAGVHLEDQLASEKKCGHLGGKVLLPTQNAVRNLIAARLATDVMGVDTILIARTDADAADMVTSDIDPRDAEFITGERTPEGFFRTTPGIKQAIARGLAYAPYADLIWCETSKPSLEEAREFAAAIHAEFPGKMLAYNCSPSFNWKANLSEEEIAEYQRELGKLGYKFQFVTLAGFHALNHSMFELAHDYKDNGMAAYSKLQQAEFASESKGYTATRHQREVGTGYFDDVSQVISGGTSSTTAMAGSTETEQFV
- a CDS encoding response regulator transcription factor; its protein translation is MKILVVDDDVHILQLVNIYLTREGYQVMQAENGEQALQLLDGNMPDLAVVDVMMPGMDGFKLTEILSKDYDIPVLLLTAKGELEDKERGFLAGSDDYVVKPFEPKELLFRITAILRRLDKKNQVTIQVGKLEIDRRSFEVTIGGDTLLLPLKEFELLALLASRPNQVFTRSIIMEQVWGYDYEGDEQTLNTHVKRIRERLHRYNTDVEITTVRGVGYKLEVSAP
- the aceB gene encoding malate synthase A; the encoded protein is MEQATTGKLKIVGQQNEQTKEVLTPEALEFVLALHEKFDARRKELLEARQDRQKRLDAGEKLDFLPETKHIREGDWTIAPLPADLQDRRVEITGPVDRKMVINALNSGAKMFMACFEDASAPTWENMISGQINMRDAINKTIEFTQASNGKTYKLNKETAVLLVRPRGLHLLEKHVLVDGEPVSGSFFDFGLYLFHNAKNALAKGTGPYFYLPKLESHLEARLWNDVFIFAQDYIGIPQGTIKATVLIETILAAFEMDEILYELRDHSAGLNCGRWDYIFSYIKRLRNQPDVILPDRGQVTMTVPFMKAYTSLCIQTCHKRNAPAMGGMAAQIPVKGDDEANAVAFAKVAEDKRREATDGHDGTWVAHPGMVATAMEQFDAIMKTPNQIHKKREDVNVKAEDLVAVPEGTITLEGLRINCSVGVQYIASWLRGNGAAPINNLMEDAATAEISRTQVWQWIRHPKGILDDGRGITLAFVLEILEEELVKIKEAVGEQAYNSGRYAEAAELFKSLIEQDEFVEFLTLPGYEKLS
- a CDS encoding pyridoxal-phosphate-dependent aminotransferase family protein, which encodes MSTNKEILLIPGPTPVVEEIYDALASETRGHTDPRFVAIYKNALAQTKKLFQTDGEVFVLAGSGTLAMEMAIVNTVGKGEKILVISHGYFGDRFTPLATAYGIQVDVIQAEWGKQVEPATVKAKLAEANYKAVTITHADTSTGVASDLDALVPIIKSAGALIILDGVVATAALDENMNKTYGHPDYKLDVVLTGSQKAIGIPPGLAIIAFNQSALKAREALGTIPAYYSDIENWIPVMNDPGKYFATPPVNLIYAYDVAMKMVLDEGIVKREARHLAYGRAMRLALSTYGMKALADETVAATTLSCMLYPEGVEDAKFRAKLAEKGVIVAGALAHLAGKAFRIGHMGNTTPAMLEQAVRRIGESLNELGHAVVVEEAVARLREQLAVGTN
- a CDS encoding DUF1648 domain-containing protein, with protein sequence MLLGIFTIMYVMTLAMQVFVPYIVRETIVFGVTVPEQNIKHSALALAKKRYAQTVGLFGVLILILMLMLNWSLAPSESAQGILLLSCLFGMLAISMVLYWLNHQKVMKLKIREQWGMNIKQVRAVDLTARSRDEMLPWPFYVVPIGVTIFLIIFTLLHYSQIPNAVAVHWGPSGAADAWREKTYFIAISLPLVMLMMQCMMWGTADSLKRSAIRMSINRQQESLENELKTRKFMSWNIALISYSLTALLTILQLSNIYPSMAEGNKLLPFFIAFLFLILGSVLVYAWKKRQLRLKYEDNVVSEVMDIDEDRYWKGGLIYMNRQDPSVFVEKRFGVGWTMNFANPRGYIVIVLPLLILLLISIISF
- a CDS encoding GntR family transcriptional regulator; its protein translation is MFIQIEPLSNVPIYEQVTRQIIEGIARGDMGPGDTLPSVRSLAADLGVNMHTVNKSYHELEAKGIITIRAKSGAIIRSTEERALTPEQLQQIEKNLKPVVAEGMVLGATVDQIEHMMKKVFADLQLPAEGV